A single region of the Crocosphaera sp. UHCC 0190 genome encodes:
- a CDS encoding DUF6825 family protein: MSNPVLHAFFLGRAFAEVLSEKVEDSLTNALSELGKFDAEQREQLRQFIEEVQYRAQRDVSQDSTSSTTTEDGSPVDLQETIDDLRAEIARLKAELKNYRSQQV, from the coding sequence ATGAGTAATCCTGTTCTTCATGCCTTCTTTTTAGGTCGAGCTTTCGCTGAAGTCCTCAGTGAGAAAGTCGAAGATTCCTTAACCAACGCCCTCAGTGAACTGGGAAAATTTGATGCTGAGCAACGGGAACAACTGCGCCAGTTTATCGAAGAAGTGCAGTATCGGGCCCAGAGAGATGTATCTCAAGACAGCACAAGTTCCACAACCACAGAGGACGGTTCCCCTGTAGATCTCCAAGAGACTATTGATGATTTACGAGCAGAAATTGCCCGTCTCAAAGCAGAACTCAAAAATTATCGTAGTCAACAAGTTTAA
- a CDS encoding branched-chain amino acid ABC transporter permease — MDTSQLILETAQNLFNGLAIGSVIALASVGLTLTYGILRLSNFAHGDFLTLGAYLTWLVNSQGLNLGLSVVVGAAGTVLAMLISEYLLWKPMRDRRATSTTLIIISIGLALFLRNGILMIWGANNQRYNIPIVQAQEIFGLKLATDRLWAIILAVVAIFILHLILQRTKIGKAMRAVADNLDLARVSGINVEQVVRWTWVITGILTALGGVMFGLITTTVRPNMGWFLILPMFSSVILGGIGNPYGAIAGGLVIGVAQELSVPWLGSNYKLGVALLIMIVLLLVRPQGLFKGTL; from the coding sequence ATGGATACATCACAACTCATTTTAGAGACAGCACAGAACCTATTTAACGGGTTAGCCATTGGCAGTGTGATCGCTTTAGCGTCCGTAGGGTTAACCCTAACCTATGGCATTTTGCGACTGTCTAACTTTGCTCACGGGGATTTTTTGACCCTGGGTGCTTATTTAACTTGGTTAGTCAATAGTCAAGGGCTAAATTTAGGACTGTCGGTGGTGGTTGGGGCCGCGGGTACGGTTTTGGCCATGTTAATCTCGGAATATCTGTTATGGAAACCGATGCGCGATCGCCGAGCGACATCAACCACCCTCATTATCATCTCTATTGGCTTAGCTCTGTTTCTTCGCAATGGTATTTTAATGATTTGGGGAGCCAATAACCAAAGATATAATATCCCTATTGTGCAGGCTCAGGAAATTTTTGGCTTAAAATTAGCAACAGATCGTCTATGGGCCATTATCTTGGCTGTGGTTGCTATCTTTATTTTACACTTGATATTGCAACGGACTAAAATTGGCAAAGCGATGCGGGCCGTGGCGGATAATCTTGATTTAGCAAGGGTTTCAGGTATTAATGTGGAACAAGTAGTGCGCTGGACTTGGGTAATTACAGGAATTTTGACGGCCTTAGGGGGTGTCATGTTTGGCTTAATTACTACTACTGTGCGCCCCAATATGGGCTGGTTTTTGATTTTACCGATGTTTTCTTCCGTTATTTTAGGGGGCATTGGCAACCCTTACGGGGCGATCGCCGGGGGGTTAGTCATTGGGGTGGCCCAAGAGTTAAGTGTGCCTTGGTTGGGGTCTAATTACAAATTAGGGGTGGCCCTCCTGATCATGATTGTGCTGTTGTTGGTGCGTCCTCAAGGACTGTTTAAGGGGACGTTGTAG
- a CDS encoding type II toxin-antitoxin system HicB family antitoxin has product MRVTIMRKYDWDGYTINLYRDDDGDWLAYLVDFPNVSAFGDTPEIALDELYEAWEGMKDCYKADGEDVPIAPRSKEYINSSTI; this is encoded by the coding sequence TTGAGGGTTACAATTATGAGAAAATACGATTGGGATGGCTACACAATTAATCTCTATCGTGATGATGATGGTGATTGGTTAGCTTATCTGGTAGATTTTCCGAATGTCTCAGCCTTTGGTGATACACCAGAAATTGCCCTTGATGAACTTTATGAAGCATGGGAAGGAATGAAAGATTGCTACAAAGCGGACGGCGAAGATGTCCCTATAGCACCACGCAGCAAAGAATACATTAATTCAAGTACCATCTAA
- a CDS encoding Uma2 family endonuclease, producing MITTQAKLITDTWITITWENYLQLCDDPNYEKARFYYYNEQGRIEMTPIGNDHSRDHSIITYAIHLYAALKGLYLNGNDNCSYRKAGKKEAQPDLSFYIGDNVNVIPYGTSIVDLNIYTPPNLVIEVSNTSLADDKGEKRLLYEDLGVQEYWIIDVKNVNIIAFQMEEKGSRRITQSQVLPDLEMSILVEALQKSRESNHSEVSRWLLQQWQTN from the coding sequence ATGATTACCACACAAGCTAAACTGATAACTGATACTTGGATAACTATTACTTGGGAAAACTATTTACAATTATGTGATGATCCCAACTATGAAAAAGCTAGGTTTTATTATTATAATGAACAAGGAAGAATTGAAATGACACCTATAGGAAATGATCACTCAAGAGATCACTCAATTATTACCTATGCTATTCATCTTTACGCTGCACTTAAAGGACTTTATTTAAACGGTAATGATAATTGTAGTTATCGTAAAGCAGGAAAAAAAGAAGCACAACCTGATTTATCTTTTTATATTGGAGATAATGTTAATGTTATTCCTTATGGCACTTCTATTGTTGATTTAAACATTTATACTCCCCCTAATTTAGTCATTGAAGTCTCTAATACTTCCTTGGCAGATGATAAGGGAGAAAAACGTCTTTTATATGAAGATTTAGGGGTACAAGAATATTGGATAATTGATGTGAAAAATGTCAATATTATTGCGTTTCAAATGGAAGAAAAAGGCAGCAGACGCATTACTCAATCTCAGGTTTTACCAGATTTAGAAATGAGTATCTTAGTTGAAGCTTTACAGAAAAGTAGAGAAAGTAATCATTCTGAAGTTAGTCGCTGGTTACTGCAACAATGGCAAACAAATTAA
- a CDS encoding Stp1/IreP family PP2C-type Ser/Thr phosphatase: MINRRFKGLTDPGLLRSVNQDNFYIDPDGRFFIVADGMGGHAGGQEASLIATQQIKTHLDSYWESEASSHQILEEAILKANQGILEDQQSHPERREMGTTAVVVLFRGEQPLRGHVGDSRLYRLRDGNLEQITEDHTWVARALKMGDIDPEQSKTHPWRHVLFQCLGRKDTNTVEIAKLDIQPGDQLLLCSDGLTEEVADEAIQEIFEHGKSCEEIATNLIEAAKDGGGSDNITVVIVAQD; the protein is encoded by the coding sequence ATGATAAATCGTCGTTTCAAGGGTCTTACTGATCCAGGACTGTTGAGATCGGTCAATCAGGATAACTTTTATATCGACCCTGATGGGCGTTTTTTCATTGTAGCCGACGGGATGGGTGGCCATGCAGGGGGACAAGAAGCTAGTCTCATTGCTACACAACAGATTAAAACCCACCTTGATAGTTACTGGGAATCTGAAGCTTCCTCCCATCAGATTCTCGAAGAAGCGATTTTAAAGGCTAATCAGGGTATTTTAGAAGACCAACAAAGTCATCCTGAAAGACGGGAAATGGGAACGACCGCAGTGGTAGTGTTGTTCCGGGGAGAGCAACCTTTACGGGGCCATGTAGGAGACTCTCGCCTCTATCGTCTCCGAGACGGCAATTTAGAGCAAATTACGGAAGATCATACTTGGGTGGCAAGGGCCTTAAAAATGGGAGATATTGACCCAGAACAGTCAAAAACTCATCCCTGGCGGCACGTTTTATTCCAATGTTTGGGGCGTAAGGATACTAATACGGTGGAAATTGCCAAGTTAGATATACAGCCAGGGGATCAACTATTATTGTGTAGTGATGGGTTAACGGAAGAAGTTGCCGATGAAGCTATTCAAGAGATTTTTGAGCATGGTAAATCTTGCGAGGAAATTGCCACAAACTTAATTGAAGCGGCTAAGGATGGCGGCGGTTCTGATAATATTACTGTGGTGATTGTGGCTCAAGATTAG
- a CDS encoding PEP-CTERM sorting domain-containing protein, which translates to MKKLLTVLTPLALIGVAGATPANAAVIAGWNQFLTGGATYPVAADTSDGNISTTGLDTANIQHLFLPAFGLGGAGTASDGSSGSWNTGATVDLSQYLEFQVEANAGFEMDFSNLQLNAQMDETNLDLVLRSSIDGFTSDLGSINLTGSFATYTLDLSSLAPQTGPVQFRFYGINADTDTVFFIAENSANVDGGGFVAINGDVNPIVSESVPEPSSIISLIALGALGVASRRRLG; encoded by the coding sequence GTGAAAAAATTACTGACAGTTTTAACGCCATTAGCCTTAATTGGGGTAGCAGGAGCGACACCCGCCAACGCTGCTGTCATAGCTGGTTGGAATCAATTTTTAACAGGGGGAGCAACTTATCCAGTGGCAGCAGATACCAGTGATGGGAATATATCCACCACAGGCTTAGATACTGCTAATATACAACATCTGTTCTTACCGGCATTTGGACTCGGTGGAGCGGGTACGGCTTCTGATGGCTCATCTGGCAGTTGGAATACTGGTGCTACAGTTGATCTCAGTCAATACCTAGAATTTCAGGTAGAGGCTAATGCTGGGTTTGAGATGGACTTCAGCAATTTGCAACTCAACGCGCAAATGGATGAGACTAATCTAGATTTAGTGTTGCGCTCTAGTATTGATGGTTTCACCAGTGACTTAGGGAGTATCAACTTGACTGGCAGTTTTGCAACCTATACCCTAGATTTGAGTAGTTTAGCACCCCAAACAGGCCCTGTGCAATTCCGTTTCTATGGAATTAATGCGGATACTGACACTGTTTTCTTCATCGCTGAAAATTCCGCCAATGTTGACGGGGGTGGATTTGTAGCTATTAATGGGGATGTTAATCCTATTGTAAGCGAATCAGTACCCGAACCCAGTAGTATCATCAGTTTAATTGCTCTTGGTGCGTTAGGCGTGGCTTCTCGTCGTCGTCTCGGATAG
- a CDS encoding AarF/ABC1/UbiB kinase family protein, whose product MTPLETAQKYRWNQENYSITRRRLDIWRFVLTLLSQFWLNGKKWSYRGGYTEEKLAVRREKQALWIRQNLLNLGPTFIKAGQLFSTRADLFPVEYVNELSKLQDEVPAFTYEQVTAIIEKDFAKPLSKLYRSFDPIPIAAASLGQVHKAKLHSGEEVVVKIQRPGLKQLFTIDLAILKKIAYYFQNHPRWGKGRDWLGIYEECCRILWLETDYLNEGQNADTFRRNFRGENWVKVPRVYWRYTSPRVLTLEYLPGIKISHYEGLEAAGLDRKLLAKLGAKAYLCQLLNDGFFHADPHPGNIAVDTDGALIFYDFGMMGRIETNVREKLMDTLFGVAQKDGDRVVTSLVALGALSPTDDMGPVRRSVQFMLDNFMDKPFEEQSVAQISDDLYEIAYDQPFRFPATFTFVMRAFSTLEGVGKGLDPDFSFMEVAQPFAMNLIADMDGNTANSIIDEITRQATQVSNTALGLPRRIEDTIEKLDRGDIRLRVRSVESDRLLRRLSMMQMATNYALFISALGVCATILFVNAYVQVAIAAIIIGLAPAWALIRLLRRINRLDRMF is encoded by the coding sequence ATGACCCCATTAGAAACGGCCCAAAAATACCGTTGGAATCAAGAAAACTACTCTATTACCCGTCGTCGTCTTGATATTTGGCGGTTCGTTCTCACCTTGCTATCTCAATTTTGGCTCAATGGCAAGAAATGGAGTTATCGAGGGGGCTACACAGAAGAAAAATTAGCAGTACGGCGAGAAAAACAAGCTCTTTGGATCAGACAAAACTTGCTCAACCTGGGCCCCACTTTTATTAAAGCAGGGCAATTATTCTCAACCCGTGCCGACTTATTCCCTGTTGAATATGTCAATGAACTCTCCAAACTTCAAGACGAGGTTCCTGCTTTTACTTACGAGCAAGTTACCGCCATTATTGAAAAAGATTTTGCCAAACCCCTCTCAAAACTGTATCGGAGTTTTGATCCCATTCCCATTGCAGCAGCAAGTTTAGGACAAGTTCATAAAGCCAAACTTCATAGTGGCGAAGAAGTCGTTGTTAAGATACAACGTCCCGGCCTGAAACAATTATTTACCATCGACTTAGCTATTCTCAAAAAAATCGCTTATTATTTCCAAAATCATCCCCGTTGGGGTAAAGGAAGGGACTGGCTCGGTATTTATGAAGAATGTTGTCGCATTCTTTGGTTAGAGACTGATTATCTGAATGAAGGGCAAAATGCTGATACCTTTCGCCGCAATTTTCGGGGAGAAAATTGGGTCAAAGTTCCCAGGGTATACTGGCGTTATACTTCCCCCCGTGTTCTCACCTTAGAGTATCTTCCCGGCATCAAAATCAGTCATTATGAAGGATTAGAAGCAGCAGGGTTAGATCGCAAGTTGTTGGCGAAATTAGGAGCCAAAGCTTATTTGTGTCAACTGCTCAATGATGGCTTTTTCCATGCTGACCCCCACCCTGGTAATATTGCCGTTGATACTGATGGGGCCTTGATTTTCTATGATTTCGGCATGATGGGACGCATTGAAACCAATGTCAGAGAAAAGTTGATGGATACCCTCTTTGGTGTCGCACAAAAAGACGGCGATCGCGTGGTAACATCTCTCGTTGCTCTGGGTGCTTTGAGTCCCACGGATGACATGGGGCCAGTGCGTCGTTCCGTTCAATTTATGCTGGATAACTTCATGGATAAACCCTTTGAAGAACAGTCTGTGGCCCAAATTAGTGATGATTTGTACGAAATTGCTTACGATCAACCCTTTCGCTTTCCGGCCACCTTTACCTTTGTGATGCGGGCCTTTTCAACTTTAGAAGGAGTTGGTAAAGGCTTAGATCCGGATTTTAGCTTTATGGAAGTCGCCCAACCCTTTGCTATGAACTTAATTGCTGATATGGATGGAAACACGGCCAACAGTATTATTGATGAAATTACCCGTCAAGCAACTCAAGTGAGTAATACCGCTTTGGGATTACCACGACGGATTGAGGATACCATTGAAAAGTTAGATCGGGGAGACATTCGCTTACGGGTGCGCTCAGTCGAGTCTGATCGCCTGTTACGCCGCTTAAGCATGATGCAAATGGCAACAAATTATGCCCTTTTTATCAGTGCTTTAGGGGTTTGTGCTACTATTTTGTTTGTGAATGCTTATGTTCAAGTTGCTATCGCCGCTATTATAATAGGGTTAGCTCCAGCATGGGCATTAATTCGCCTGCTTCGTCGCATCAATCGCTTAGATCGGATGTTCTAA
- a CDS encoding dihydrolipoamide acetyltransferase family protein — MIHDIFMPALSSTMTEGKIVSWVKSPGDKVAKGETVVVVESDKADMDVESFYEGYLAIILVEAGQEAPVGQAIALIAETQEEIAQAQQKAPSSPSKTAEPTPPPPPETKAETTPTVIPSAAPAPSPNAHNGRIVASPRAKKLAQELKVNLNAVEGSGPYGRIVAEDIERAAGKTPTPTATLPQSPAPIATPKPAPAASLPVTAGETVPLTTFQKAVVQNMVATLQVPTFHVGYTITTDGLDRLYKQIKSKGVTMTALLAKAVAVTLQKHPLVNASYSDQGIQSPQSINVAIAVAMDDGGLITPVLQNADQVDIYSLSRTWKDLVERARTKQLQPQEYNSGTFTLSNLGMFGVDRFDAILPPGQGSILAIGASRPQVVATPEGLFGVKRQMAVTITCDHRVIYGAHAAAFLQDLAKLIETNAQSLTL; from the coding sequence ATGATTCACGACATCTTCATGCCTGCTTTAAGTTCCACCATGACCGAAGGAAAAATCGTCTCCTGGGTTAAGTCTCCAGGGGATAAAGTCGCCAAAGGGGAAACAGTGGTGGTGGTAGAATCCGATAAAGCAGATATGGACGTAGAATCCTTTTATGAAGGTTATCTCGCCATTATTTTAGTCGAAGCCGGACAAGAAGCCCCCGTGGGACAAGCGATCGCTTTAATTGCAGAAACCCAAGAAGAAATCGCTCAAGCGCAACAAAAAGCCCCCTCTAGCCCCTCAAAAACGGCTGAACCAACTCCACCCCCACCCCCAGAAACAAAGGCGGAGACGACCCCAACAGTCATCCCTAGCGCAGCCCCGGCTCCTTCCCCCAATGCTCATAATGGCCGCATTGTGGCTTCTCCCAGAGCCAAGAAATTAGCACAAGAATTAAAAGTCAACCTCAACGCCGTTGAAGGTAGTGGCCCCTATGGCAGAATTGTGGCTGAAGATATTGAACGGGCCGCAGGAAAAACCCCAACCCCTACCGCTACCTTACCTCAGTCTCCTGCACCCATTGCTACCCCGAAACCAGCACCCGCGGCCTCTCTACCCGTAACAGCAGGAGAAACTGTACCCTTAACCACGTTCCAAAAAGCAGTGGTACAAAACATGGTAGCTACCCTACAAGTGCCGACCTTCCATGTGGGTTATACTATCACTACCGATGGCTTAGATAGGCTTTATAAACAAATTAAGTCCAAAGGCGTGACCATGACGGCACTCCTTGCTAAAGCGGTGGCTGTGACTTTACAAAAACATCCTCTCGTTAATGCTAGTTATAGCGATCAGGGCATTCAATCTCCTCAATCGATCAATGTGGCGATCGCCGTGGCGATGGATGATGGGGGCTTAATTACACCCGTTTTACAAAATGCCGATCAGGTTGATATTTATTCCTTGTCCCGCACTTGGAAAGATTTAGTGGAGCGGGCCCGCACGAAACAATTACAACCCCAAGAATACAATAGCGGCACCTTTACCCTTTCCAACTTGGGAATGTTTGGGGTAGATCGCTTTGATGCTATTTTACCCCCAGGACAAGGCTCTATTTTAGCGATCGGTGCTTCTCGTCCCCAAGTCGTAGCAACACCAGAAGGGTTATTTGGGGTGAAACGTCAAATGGCAGTCACTATTACTTGTGATCACCGTGTTATCTATGGGGCCCATGCCGCAGCCTTTTTACAAGATTTGGCTAAGTTAATTGAAACCAATGCTCAATCTTTAACGCTTTAA
- a CDS encoding class I SAM-dependent methyltransferase: MTATSFQSQPNLASRLVNGILSIKPLAKLAKHQARSMMINRAEKIGVPWRENVRQLRTHNWEKELVRVENPNLVYPDYYLCSFHAYDKGNLSWESALEVESAAYAVHASIWPGAGVNGDPRLRQNYHEILKQQLPLTPQAILDLGCSVGMSTFPLQQIYPQAQITGVDLSPYHLAVAQYRSQQRDLSIKWLHAEAESTGLPETSFDLVSTFLLYHELPQKAAKAIFQEAYRLLQPGGYFTMMDMNPRAEAYQKMPPYILTLLKSTEPYLDEYFSLDIETALRETGFESPKITPISPRHRAIVARVKK; encoded by the coding sequence ATGACAGCAACTTCATTTCAATCTCAACCTAATTTAGCCTCTCGCTTAGTTAATGGCATTTTATCTATTAAACCTCTCGCTAAGTTGGCTAAACATCAAGCGAGATCCATGATGATTAACCGGGCCGAAAAAATTGGGGTTCCTTGGCGGGAAAATGTGCGTCAACTTCGTACCCACAACTGGGAAAAGGAACTCGTTAGGGTGGAAAATCCTAATTTAGTCTACCCTGACTATTATCTTTGTTCTTTCCATGCCTATGATAAGGGTAATTTAAGCTGGGAATCTGCCCTAGAAGTGGAATCTGCAGCTTATGCGGTTCATGCTAGTATTTGGCCTGGGGCCGGGGTTAATGGTGATCCTCGGTTGCGTCAAAATTATCATGAAATATTGAAGCAACAATTACCTCTCACACCTCAAGCGATCCTTGATCTCGGATGTAGTGTGGGAATGAGTACCTTTCCCTTACAACAAATTTATCCCCAAGCTCAAATTACAGGAGTAGATTTATCTCCTTATCATCTTGCGGTTGCTCAATATCGCAGTCAACAACGGGATCTTTCTATTAAATGGTTACACGCAGAAGCAGAATCTACGGGTTTACCGGAGACATCTTTTGACCTGGTTTCTACCTTTTTGTTGTACCATGAATTGCCTCAAAAAGCAGCTAAAGCTATTTTTCAAGAAGCCTATCGCTTGTTACAACCAGGGGGCTATTTTACCATGATGGATATGAACCCTCGTGCGGAAGCTTACCAGAAAATGCCTCCTTATATTCTGACTTTACTCAAGAGTACGGAACCCTATTTGGATGAATATTTTTCCTTAGATATCGAAACAGCTTTGAGGGAAACCGGGTTTGAGTCTCCTAAAATTACTCCTATTAGTCCCCGTCATCGGGCCATTGTTGCTAGGGTAAAAAAATAG
- a CDS encoding dienelactone hydrolase family protein yields MTELEIKTQQVSIQNGHLEIDSYLAIPEAEGLFPGVIVIQEIFGVNEHIRDITRRLAKQGYVAITPAIYQRQAPGFETGYTPESIEIGRVYKNQTKASELLSDIQATIDYLYTLPQVKKTGLGTIGFCFGGHVVYLVSTLKEIKATASFYGAGIANWMPGEEGKATVDCTPDIKGTLYGFFGMEDRSIPVEQVNMIESALKQNNIPHRIFKYPGAGHGFFCDKRASYHGEAAKDAWQKVLELLRNEL; encoded by the coding sequence ATGACAGAATTAGAGATTAAAACCCAACAAGTTTCTATTCAAAATGGTCACTTAGAAATTGATAGTTACTTAGCAATACCAGAAGCAGAAGGACTATTTCCTGGAGTCATTGTTATTCAAGAAATTTTTGGCGTTAACGAGCATATTCGAGACATAACGAGACGATTAGCTAAGCAGGGATATGTAGCCATTACCCCCGCTATTTATCAGCGTCAAGCCCCTGGTTTTGAAACAGGTTACACCCCAGAATCAATTGAAATTGGCAGAGTCTATAAAAATCAAACCAAAGCCTCAGAATTATTATCCGATATTCAAGCAACCATTGACTATCTTTACACCTTACCCCAAGTGAAAAAAACAGGTCTAGGAACAATCGGATTTTGCTTTGGGGGCCATGTAGTTTATCTTGTTTCCACTCTCAAAGAGATTAAAGCAACAGCCTCATTTTATGGAGCAGGAATTGCTAATTGGATGCCAGGGGAAGAGGGAAAAGCAACAGTAGATTGTACCCCAGATATTAAAGGAACTTTGTATGGCTTTTTTGGCATGGAAGATAGGAGTATTCCTGTTGAACAAGTAAACATGATTGAATCAGCTTTAAAACAGAATAATATTCCCCATCGTATTTTTAAATATCCAGGGGCAGGCCATGGATTTTTCTGCGATAAACGGGCCAGTTATCATGGAGAAGCAGCGAAAGATGCTTGGCAAAAAGTCCTAGAATTGTTGAGAAATGAATTATAA
- a CDS encoding bile acid:sodium symporter family protein — MESNFLTAVFLPLALFIIMMGMGLGLKVDDFKRVLVEPKAVILGLIAQLILLPIVGFLLAGIFPLTPELAVGVMILVACPGGATSNMITYLVRGNVAVSITLTAISSLITVFTIPLVVNLAMESFMGGEAALQLPILKTVMQIAVITLIPVSLGMLLNYYTPQFATKVEKTVKWLSLFFLALIIFGLLLKERANVLHSLRQVGGVTLTLNVVTMLIGYGIGTVAKLDDSITKAITVEVGIQNGTLAIAIASTLLNTPSMAIPAGIYSLLMFVTSAVFALWVRNRKVISIQ; from the coding sequence ATGGAGTCTAATTTTCTTACTGCGGTTTTTCTCCCTCTTGCCCTGTTTATCATTATGATGGGCATGGGGTTAGGGCTGAAAGTGGATGATTTTAAACGGGTATTGGTTGAACCCAAAGCCGTAATACTGGGACTAATTGCTCAGTTAATTCTGCTGCCCATAGTGGGCTTTTTGTTAGCGGGAATTTTCCCCCTCACCCCAGAATTAGCCGTAGGAGTAATGATTTTAGTTGCTTGTCCTGGGGGTGCTACTTCCAATATGATCACATATTTAGTTCGAGGCAATGTGGCCGTATCAATTACGTTGACGGCTATTAGTAGTTTAATTACTGTCTTTACAATTCCTTTGGTTGTTAACTTAGCCATGGAGAGCTTTATGGGAGGAGAAGCGGCCCTACAGTTGCCTATCTTAAAAACCGTTATGCAAATTGCGGTGATCACCCTAATTCCTGTCTCTTTAGGGATGTTGCTGAACTACTACACACCCCAATTTGCTACTAAGGTTGAAAAAACAGTTAAATGGCTATCTCTATTCTTCTTAGCTTTAATCATCTTTGGTTTACTGCTAAAAGAACGTGCTAATGTTCTTCATTCTTTACGACAAGTGGGGGGAGTAACATTAACATTGAATGTAGTGACGATGCTTATTGGTTATGGAATTGGCACCGTGGCCAAGCTTGATGATAGCATTACTAAAGCAATCACGGTGGAAGTCGGTATCCAAAATGGGACATTAGCGATCGCCATTGCCAGCACCTTGCTAAACACACCCAGTATGGCGATTCCGGCCGGGATATATAGTTTACTAATGTTTGTCACCAGCGCAGTATTTGCCCTATGGGTGCGAAATCGAAAAGTTATCTCTATACAATAA